The genomic stretch TAGCtactcgttgtgttttttaattagtttgcttTATATATTCGaaatcatttaaattaattaactaaataatagtaaaacatatagggcgcgccttaggacgtcccttagggcgccccactgcaggtgggagggcatgaggataaaactgatgacgtggcggtgTATAGGGCACGCCTTAAGGCGCCCCATTACTAATGCTCTAATGATCAGAACAGAGTTTGTACAACATTTAGAATtacattataattataaaaatatggcAAGCTAGGTAACAAGCCACGTGCGTATAAGTCGTATATGAAAGAGTTGATTTTATGATTCATAGTTAGTAGACAGACACACACCAAACATAAAATCCCTTAAATATAAACCTGATTGGCCAATATCTGAATATGTGCAAAAGAAATGGAGAATTTTGGACTGtttggtttattttattttttccactatgtgtgtgtgagagagaaagagaaagaattaattaatgttGTAGAATACagtataattgaaaaataatgATATAATGTGAGAGTTAGTGCACATCGGATCCTTCGCCTAGCTACTGTTTGAACGCAACAACtgtttctctctctcatcttaaTTTCTTCCAAGCTGACCACAATTCCATCAACAACACAAAGACTGCGATAAATAATATGGTTAGTTCATGATTTGGTTTCACTCTCAATCAGTAAAATCATCTATTTAACACCTCTTTTCCCTTTTTTCATCTCCaattcccctctctctctctctttatgtGCTCAGAAATCCACCAATTTTCGCCATTTCTAAGGAAGATGTCCGTCTCTTCCCTATCCGTTGAGAGAGAAGCAAAATTCATCATCTCAGAAACTACTCAAACTGGCGTTGAAGAAAAAGGAAGAGTAAATCTCGAAATCGAGAAGAAAGAAGACGAGAGAGATGAAGCTGCAGCCACAGTTTCTCACGACGACGGCTTCAAAACTCCGACCTCCTCCGATCACAGAATTCCGCCGATCACGCGGTGCCCGCCGCCGCCGGTGAAGCCGCGGCCACCGCCGATGAGAGTGAAGCGAAAAATCTCCCAACCGGCAGAGATCGAATCCATCTTCCGCTCAATCGCTGCCGATCAAGACGACACCGCGCAACACCGTAAAATCAAGAAAGCTCGAAAATAGAAGGTTGAAGTTCAGTTTAATGCTGTAATGCGCTCTCAAAACTCATGATCATATGGTTGTAAAACTTTGATGTATTTTCAATGAGTTGGATATGATCTAGATACCAAAAAAGGTAAACATTTCTAGCATAGGCTAGGAAATATAGGTGACAAGGACTTGTAAACTTATTTTTTCTTAGCTAATGTTGGGAAAAGTAGGCTACATATCATACAATCTTTTTTctattgattttatttgtgttcttgattttaggaaatttaaatatttagcCCAATAGAAAGATTGATCACAATGTTGTACTCATGCATGGTCTTCAATTCGTAGGGTTCCTTTAGAAGGTAGGGAAAAGGTAAGAAGATAAATTAGGGTAAACTGCATTTTTGTTCCTAACTACGAGCCTAGTGTATTTTGATTCCGGATATAGCTTGGATGAAGATTTTTGGTCAATCATTTTAATTTCCCTTGCTTTATTGTCCAAACCATGTAATTTTCTCATACTTATTTTGTTAAACatcactttcttaaatctcattcTGAAAATCATAATGAGTAACTCGGGACGGGGTATATACATTTCTTGAAATGCTGGTGGAATTCTTATTGTGAAAATTAAAGCGTATACTATATTCATCTACGAAAAGTTgccacatttttccatttttgattATCCATCAAAATTATGTCTatatatttttggtaattttttctTGCTAATGAGACAGTCATATTTCCCATTAAAAATGcttcaaccactttttctctctgtttctctcttactttactaattttatattaaagcGCATGTCATCCACTACCAAGCTagaatattttttatggacgaatgtaatattaaatttttattaacaaTTTTGCTCCAAACTAATTAATTCATTATTCATCTCACATTTTTTACTCGGATTGTAAAATTTGTTACTAAGCATTGGATTGATTTTAAGGCAGGAAGCATGTCTGCATTGATGCTAGCTAGTTCTGAATACCAAATGGTTGTTGATACCACTTTTAAATGTAGACTTTCTTGAAGAACGAAATTAAGTACCGCTTGTTGGTAAGTTTTCTTTGTTCGatataaacattaaaaaaaaacctaGTTTGATAGTAGTATTTAAATTGGTTTTATATAGCTCAATGTAGGATGATTCACTGAAGCACGGATCATTAATTTCGAATAGATTAATTAATGATATTATAATGTTGAAGAATCAATTGATTCATAAATCTTCGCGATATATATTTGAGGATGCATCCTTGAATAAATAAGCGCCATGGATTTTGGAATGGAAACAAATTATAATGATTGAGTAACCTAACTGCATAGATTTGATTTCGTACTCAGCTATCAGGTAGCTCATTAATATTCCAAATATGTAACGAGCAAGATGATAAGGTTTATCCCGTGCAGCACAAATTACTTCGATAGGTATAAAATATCACTATAGAATAATGCGTATGCTTCGTAAATTAGGGATCATTTATGAATATGactcataaaaatataattcctgataaattaattattttgtgttGGAAGATATGAACAAGAAGTTATTTGCATTAATATTATTTGCTtgataaattataattttgataataataaatactaaataaattattattaataatagtaataattaattatgatattatattatttagcAATGatccataatttttaaaatttactcAGCAAGTTATTAAATgataacatattaaaataatactaataattatcataataataaattcaaattattactATCACCACTGTAGCTATTATTATTACAGTTAAGTACTCCATGActagaattttaaaaatgatattaatatttttaattaattattgatttgtaTAATAATAACATTAGCAATAATAACATTAATActcaattaattattataattgtataattgaaaataatactattacatATCTAAATATATAAGAATTCTGAAACTTAAAAAAGTACTTACTAAATGAATCTGAATATGAATCCAAGAAAAttggattaatttttttatttgcattattcttattattttccttATTCGATAAAGTTGAAAcaccgttccatagtaatgggagcatttcttttcggcacggagattaagaaaaattgtgttaggtgagttaagtaaatggaaaataaagtggaaaatgaaaaatgtagagagatgaagaaagaaaaaagtaagagagagtaaagtaggtgtggaaaaatgtgttgac from Salvia splendens isolate huo1 chromosome 4, SspV2, whole genome shotgun sequence encodes the following:
- the LOC121800761 gene encoding cyclin-dependent protein kinase inhibitor SMR3-like — protein: MSVSSLSVEREAKFIISETTQTGVEEKGRVNLEIEKKEDERDEAAATVSHDDGFKTPTSSDHRIPPITRCPPPPVKPRPPPMRVKRKISQPAEIESIFRSIAADQDDTAQHRKIKKARK